From Calliphora vicina chromosome 3, idCalVici1.1, whole genome shotgun sequence:
ggtataataagtaaatttctgggaaatttacttatttaccGCTATTAAAATAACCAAACTTTTTTACACCATAGGTAACTACGATCTGatatatctatatctatttgttgaaaaaaaaaaattttatttaaaaatgcgaatatctcataTAAGAGATGTAGATTTATTATGCATGTAGATTTATAGACCTCAACTATTAGATTCTATAAAGTACAATCATTCGGATCGGATCAAAGGCAGAAAATTGTgatcgttttaaatttttcatatagccGATGTGTCGTCTATAAAGTCCATATTCTCAGGTAAAATCATggcaagttttattaaaattagattttttttgggaagCAGTACCCTgttatcattaaaaataaccaCTCTTGAATCATTAAGGACATACTATTTAAAAGCAGCTGACAACAAGAAATATTTCAAGTATGTATagcaagttttattaaaatcaaatgtttttttttttttgaaaactctcCCACTGTACCCCGTTATCCGGCGTTAAACGGTGAATCATTAGAAATTACCATTCTTGAATAATTAAggacataatatttaaaagcagCTGGTAACAAGACAAcattagttgtgttcgcgtacttgataatttgtaataatttgtacaaattatcactggaagttacgggattccgttcgtttacttttaaaaacttgtaacgagagagcaagttacaaaacatttattttgctatatatcccactcgcatcccactaagcgaccaaatagatcttaaaggactagacccaagctttcttttgagcaaaaaaattttaaaaaagggcccaatttggaaaaaaagttcgattttgaaaaaaaagtgaaaaaaggtgaaaaattgcatgttttgagttacaaaacatttattttgaaagatatcccactcgcatcccactaagccaccaaataggtctgaaagaaaaatatccaagctttcttttgagcaaaaaaaaaattaaaaaagggtccattttgaaaaaaaaaaaaaaaaaaaaaaagtttttgattttgctcaaaagtcaaaaatttcatgtcttgagttacaaaacatttattttgatagatatcaaactcacatcccactaagcgaccaaataggtcctcaaggaaaatatctaagctttattttaagaaaaaaaaggcccattttgaaaaaaaaaagttaaaaaaggttttgatttcggaaaaaaaatattaaaaattttttatttttttttaaaatattttttttcgaaagattgaagaaatagctatctaaactatttggaacacattttgctaagaacaataggtaataagttacatggatgagaaaaatcacatgtttggccaaaatgtcaaattttgaccccctctaactcagagagttctggaccgatcttgttgaaaaattgtgtctgaattactatccaataggtctaaccttggtgtaaatttaatcccgatcggaagacatcgattttaaaagttggttcacttgacgtgaaatcccccatacatgttttaaacatacaaaactaaaaagtggaaagttaatacaatttacaagtttgcaaagaaaagatgtaaaataacacaaaactaacgttttgaattgatttataataaaatacaacttatttttacaaattgttgttcgcgtacttttttttgtattttttcagattgagagtaatttatttttagtctctaaaataaagttactggatattttttactggaaagtacgcgaatgTAATGACAAGAAACTTTATTACAAATAACCACTAATTATTTCTGAAAGGATATACTGAGAGGTACTACCATTTGCGGAAAACTTACTTTATAAGACCTTTTGTTTACATCGTTTTATGTACTATATCCTGTTGATATCAATTCAATTACTCGACCGATCGGTCggttaaattatgttttatacgttgaaatttcaaaaaagtcctaaaatccatttgaatttttttttagaatgacTGCAATTCCATTTAGATTTAATTTCTGGTATAAGGGACACAACACGGGTTTCGTCCGTTTtttttgtatgtcttgagttacaaaatatttattttgatagatatcccactcgcatcccactaagcgaccaaataagtTAGAAAAAgggttttgaaaaaaagtcaacaaagtttttgattttgcaaattaaaaaaaaaatatgttttgagttacaaaacatttattttgatagatatcgaactcacatctcactaagcgaccaaataggtcttcaagataaatatctaagctttattttaagaaaaaaggcccattttggaaaaaacagtcaaaaaagtttgatttcggaacaaatttcaaattttttttatttttttcgaaagaattATTTAGATCTAAACTTtttgggacatattttgctaagaacaataggtaataagttacatggatgagaaaaaacaactgATTGGCCAAGATGtccaattttgaccccctctaactcagagagttctccaccgatcttggtgaaaattttatcctgatcggaagacatcgatttcaaaagttatttCAAAGAAATCCTCCATATcattaccttaatatagaaagtcCCTAACTCGGGTCTTTTTTAAATCGAtattttttggctaaatatgatatatgagcggaccatttatcgaaataaaaaaatacgagttagggcctttttattTTAAGGAAACGATATATagattgtatatttttaaaaggaagatctaatttcaaattgttttttctacaattaaaatcgaaaatttcatttctgttaaaatatttgggagTAACCCACTTCAGttgtatatttaattaaaaattaaaataaaccaaTTTTGAACCCTCAtcgatttaaaagaaaaaatccaaaaaatattttttttttcaaaatagatttattggccaattaatacatatttttgacaTACAGTAAAaagtaacaatttttataaataaaatacttaaaaattaaacagactATTGATTCTCCTCAAGTTCTATGGCAGATGTTTTATTCAGTTTCTTCGCCACTTTCCAGCTTCTTTTCTTCTTTGGCATTTTCCTTCACATTCAAATGAGCTGGACCGACTTGTTGGATTTGAATTTGGCGCTCATTGGATTTCTCTTCAATTTGTGGCTTAGGAACACTAACGGTTAAAACACCATCCGAGGAAAGTGTGGACACAACCTTATTGGGATCATAGCCCTTGGGTATGGCATAGCGACGTACAAAGTGTCTGGCAATGTAACCCTGATCATCTTCGCGTTCCTCATGTTTACCCTCCACCATGACACAGTTGTCCACCACTTTAACAGTCAATTCGCTGGGCTTAAATTGTTGTACATCCATGCACACCTGGAAGCCATCCTTGCCAATGGTGGAAATGGGACCCGATGTTTGTTTGTCACGTAAACGCAGTGGTTGTGATTCATCGCCAGCATTGGTCAAAGCCAAATAGGCTGGAAGACGGCCATAGTAGAGAGGTGACTCGTAAAATGGTGCACTTCCCAAAGAGAGGCGGTTAAGGTCGTCAACTAGGCTCAACAATTGTGTTAGGTTTGCCATCTTTTtcgtatttaacttttttaatgatttattataaaatttttaaaattagagagtaactaatttatttttcttttattgtaatAGGCTAGAGTTGTTTTCTCTGCAGCAAGGAAACACAGCAACGGTTTTTTGTTTGCTTGATTGGTTGTATTCAACTGATAACGTTTGAGAAATAACGGCAAGTATTTATACCTCCGATTCATGCTCACTGATACTCACACACACCCATTCGTATATGTATACAACATTAATGTTTGTGCTTGTGTGtgcacattcattcattcattgtttGCTGAAGTGTAGAGTCATATTAATTGGGTTTTGAGTGGTTGATATCTCGATGATTCTAGTATTTTCATCATTACTTcttataaattcaattttctatgtgctacatttttgttgttgtatttaataGTGAGagtcatagagaattatacatagagacaaGACACTCtgttttgtcaaacaaaaaacaaatcatatgagagaaatttgtttttaaatgaaaaacatgCCTACATATCTATTTGTTTTTTCGTACTTTCTGGTAAATAtttagtcaaataaaaaatactcttctgaaaatgtaaaatacaacGAATGAAATAGAAAAATTGCAGTTTTTGTTCTACAAATTCGTAtgttaataaaactaaatgtgtataaacgaaaaaattttggttaGCTGACTCTTGCTTTATtaatctatagaaaattaagtttttttttac
This genomic window contains:
- the LOC135954937 gene encoding heat shock protein 23-like; the protein is MANLTQLLSLVDDLNRLSLGSAPFYESPLYYGRLPAYLALTNAGDESQPLRLRDKQTSGPISTIGKDGFQVCMDVQQFKPSELTVKVVDNCVMVEGKHEEREDDQGYIARHFVRRYAIPKGYDPNKVVSTLSSDGVLTVSVPKPQIEEKSNERQIQIQQVGPAHLNVKENAKEEKKLESGEETE